The Candidatus Margulisiibacteriota bacterium genome includes the window GAATTGGCCGGCTCGAGACGGACCTGATCCTTCTCGCGGTACAGCCGCTTGAGCGTGGCGGCGGAGCGGTCGATCAGCGCGACCACGACCTCGCCGTCGTCCGCGGTCTCGCACCGCTCGACCACGATCAGGTCGCCGTTCAAGATATGGTCCTCGATCATGCTGTTCCCCTTGACTTGGAGAATATAGCAGGGACGCCGCCCGACCAGCGTGGCCGGCACCTCGACCTCTTCTGTCTGCTCACAGACCTCGATCGGCGCCCCTGCGGCGATGTAACCAAAGAAGGGGAGGGAAACACCTTTGACCGTCGCGCCGGCCAGCAGTTTTATCCCGCGCGGTTTGTTTTCCCGCTGAATGTAGCCTTGTTGTTCCAGCGACTCGAGATATTTTTGTCCGGCGCGGGGGGAAGAGAAGCCGGCCGCCCGGCAGACTTCGCGGATCGACGGAGGAAAGCCCCGGTCGTTAATGTATTGCCGAACGTAGTTGAATATCTCCTGTTGTTTCTGGTTTAACATGGCCAACCCCCTTTAGCCTTATGGTATACAATTGTATACCAGGCCGGGAGTTTGTCAAGGGGTAATTTTTAAGGCTTTTCGGTCAAGCGGTAATAAGTGTAGACCACCAGGCCGGTGCCGAAGATGGTCAGCAGGATCCGGTAATTACCGAAAATAAAAGCGAGCGCTTCCCACTCTTTGTTCCGGTGCAGGAGGGAGAGTAGGGTCGTCCCCATCAGGTAAGAGAGCGACCAGCCCATCAGCTCGACCAGCAGGATAAAGCAGAAGCCGACCACCAGGGAGTAAAGGATCAGGGAGGCGGCGTCGACCAAGGCGTCAAAAGCGCTTCTCATGATAAACGAGTATAAGCTCGGCGGCCGGACCAGTCAAGGGAAAAAAGCCCTTGACAGCCGGGACGGGGGTCATGTATACTGGTACCACGCTGAAAGAAAGGGGGGCCGCTTGGGAACTTCAGCGCCCGTTAACGGGATCGAACCTTCGTCTTTTTCCCCTCCTTTTTGCTTGCCAAAGACACGAAACGGTTTTGCACTTTGAAAATCAGGCAGCGAGTATGATGCGAGTTCTCGTATCAGATTCTTTTATATGTAATCAATTGGATGAATAATCGAGTCAATTAATTAAGCTTTCATTTATTGAGAGTTTGATCTTGGCTCAGGACGAACGCTGGCGGCGTGCCTAACACATGCAAGTCGAACGCCCCGCAAGGGGAGTGGCAAACGGGTGAGTAACACGTAAGCAACCTACCTCAAAGACCGGCACAACTAGTCGAAAGATTGGCTAATTCCGGATGTGTTCGGAGGGTCGAATGGCCTTCCGAGTAAACCCAGCAATGGGCTTTGAGACGGGCTTGCGTCCTATCAGCTAGTTGGCGGGGTAACGGCCCACCAAGGCGATGACGGGTAGCTGGTCTGAGAGGACGACCAGTCACAAGGGAACTGAGACACGGTCCCTACTCCTACGGGAGGCAGCAGTGAGGAATTTTCCACAATGGACGAAAGTCTGATGGAGCGACGCCGTGTGTATGATGAAGTCCTTCGGGATGTAAAGTACTGTCAGTGGGGACGATATTGACTGTACCCACAGAGGAAGGCCCGGCTAACTACGTGCCAGCAGCCGCGGTAATACGTAGGGGCCAAGCGTTGTCCGGAATTATTGGGCGTAAAGGGCGCGTAGGCGGCTTTATAAGTCAGATGTTAAATCTACAGGCTCAACCTGTAGCCGCATCTGATACTGTTTTGCTAGAGAGTGGTAGAGGAAAGCGGAACTTCCGGTGTAGCGGTGAAATGCGTAGATATCGGAAGGAACACCAGTGGCGAAGGCGGCTTTCTGGACCATTTCTGACGCTGAGGCGCGAAAGCCAGGGGAGCAAACGGGATTAGATACCCCGGTAGTCCTGGCCCTAAACTATGTTCATTGGGTGTTAGAGGTATCGACCCCTCTAGTGCCGTAGCTAACGCGTTAAATGAACCGCCTGGGGATTACGACCGCAAGGTTAAAACTCAAAAGAATTGACGGGGGCCCGCACAAGCGGTGGAGCATGTGGTTTAATTCGATGCTACGCGAACAACCTTACCTGGGCTTGACATGCTAGTAGTAGCGAACCGAAAGGGGAGCGATCCATAGCAATATGGAAGCTAGCACAGGTGCTGCATGGCTGTCGTCAGTTCGTGTCGTGAGATGTTTGGTTAAGTCCAACAACGAACGCAACCCCCATCTCTAGTTGACAACGTAAAGTCGGTCACTCTAGCGAAACTGCCCCTGATGAAGGGGAGGAAGGTGGGGATGAGGTCAAGTCATCATGGCCTTTATGCCCAGGGCTACACACGTGCTACAATGCAGTGTACAAAGGGATGCGAATCCGTAAGGAAGAGCAAATCTCAAAAAACACTGCTCAGTTCAGATTGAAGGCTGCAATTTGCCTTCATGAAGCTGGAATCGCTAGTAACCGCAGATCAGCGTGCTGCGGTGAATACGTTCTCGGGCCTTGTACACACCGCCCGTCACACCATGGAAGCCAGAAACACCTGAAGTCTCCGGTTCGCCGGGGCCTAGGGTGGTGCTGGTGACTGGGGTGAAGTCGTAACAAGGTAGCCGTACCGGAAGGTGTGGCTGGATCACCTCCTTTCTAAGGAGTATTTGTCACTTAAATGGGACATTATTCCAGGTCGGTCTCGCATCTACTCCAACTGCCTGACTTTCAACAAATCAAGCCCTCGCGGGTAATACCGCGGGGGCTTTTTGTTTGCCTAGATGACGGCGACCAGGGCTTCTTCGCCCAGTTCCGAAAGGCTGTGGACGTCGACCCGCGCGGCGACCGGGTCGGAACCGGGCCAATAGTTGAGGAAAGCCGAGCCGCCGGCGCCGGCCTCGGCAAAATTCACGGCCAGCAGATCGGCCCGGTATTTCCTGACATGATAGGTCAGGTTGCGCGCCGGAAAAGAGAACTGGGGACAGACGATCAGGTCGGGCTTCATGCGCATTATGCCGCGGTAGGTCAGGGGGTGGAAAAGATCGCGGCAGATCGTGACCCCGACCTTGAGCTCGCCGAGCGTGAAGCTCTTCAGGGCGTTCGGATTGGGTTCCGGGGCCGAATAATCCCGTGATTTATCGGTCACCGTCATGTTGCCTTGCGGATCAACGATAATGAAAGAGTTTAAATATTGGTCCCGGTCCGCGACCCTGATCAGCCTGATCAACCCGAACCCGATCGCGCAATCCAGCGACTGCGCCGCCTGGCGGAAGAGCTCGCCGACCTCGCCGTTAAGGCCTTCGGCCAGCCGGGGAACGCACTCGGCAATGTAATTGTTGATCGGTCCCAGGCCGACGGTCGACAGTTCGGGAAAGACCGCCAGGTCGATCTTGCCGCGCAGCGGGGCGATCGCCTGGATGTGCCGCTGGGCC containing:
- a CDS encoding nitrilase-related carbon-nitrogen hydrolase encodes the protein MNFTQITALCGRGRYRVVAAQVENVIARRKSEQIELAQRHIQAIAPLRGKIDLAVFPELSTVGLGPINNYIAECVPRLAEGLNGEVGELFRQAAQSLDCAIGFGLIRLIRVADRDQYLNSFIIVDPQGNMTVTDKSRDYSAPEPNPNALKSFTLGELKVGVTICRDLFHPLTYRGIMRMKPDLIVCPQFSFPARNLTYHVRKYRADLLAVNFAEAGAGGSAFLNYWPGSDPVAARVDVHSLSELGEEALVAVI
- the lexA gene encoding transcriptional repressor LexA, whose translation is MLNQKQQEIFNYVRQYINDRGFPPSIREVCRAAGFSSPRAGQKYLESLEQQGYIQRENKPRGIKLLAGATVKGVSLPFFGYIAAGAPIEVCEQTEEVEVPATLVGRRPCYILQVKGNSMIEDHILNGDLIVVERCETADDGEVVVALIDRSAATLKRLYREKDQVRLEPANSAMKPIYVKDIAIQGKVRGLFRKF